The genomic segment TGTATTTCATTGTAATTTCTTATTTTATATTGATATCTACCTCATGTGGAACTGAGAGACAAAGCAACATTTTCAATGTTTTGACAAATTAATGTTTACTACTTGACTTTGGAATTTCCATTACAAAGCTCTAAAATCATTGTAATGCTATTATTTCATAATGCATTtcgtgtaaaaaataaaaaatttaaaggaTCAAAACcgaaaaccatttttttttttttataatcgaACTGAAACCGAAGCAACCTCAAAGTACTAATAGCGCAGCACTATTAGCTACTAACTTCAATGTTCATGGTCAAAACAAGACCACCAATAAACATGTACACGTTGTACAGTATTTGACTGGCTATTCCAAAGAATTGATCGCATGAGCAAAGAAAAACCACTTACCGACATTGCTTCTCTTGATTATTGTTATTTCACTCACTGGCACTGTACTTTCAACTTTGATTAGAATATTACAACACTCCTTTGCAGACTGATATCGTTGTTGTTAAAATGAGAAGATAATGGTGAGATCACATTTTCATGGGTGGGACATTGACTTCAAGAGCACAATCAGCTGACGTTACCCTTTTGATTGACAGCGGGTAATTCACGGATACAGAGCAGTCAAGAGTGAAATGTTGTTTGTCCAATCACTGGTCCAGTAAATCGAGTAAAGCAGTAACGTATCTCTTTGCACAACTGCCGGGCGGGATTTCCGCAATTGCTAATAATATGGCGAAGACTTACGACTACTTGTTTAAACTACTGTTAATCGGCGATTCTGGCGTCGGAAAGACGTGTGTGTTGTTCAGGTTTTCAGAAGATGCCTTTAACTCAACATTTATCTCCACAATAGGTATGTGAATTTCGTAAGTTTTCTGGTTAGAAAAGTTATACCGGAGGACGGGTAGCTAGTTAGCAGCAATAATAGTGTGCGCCCATCCTGTcatgctaacgctagttagctaaagttagctggctagctagcttatTTGTTTAGCATTCAGGACTAGCTTGCTAGTTAACTTAACAGGCTTTACAAACTGCTCGCTTGGCAATAAAACCAGCACTTCAGCATCCCCAACATTCATCAAATTGATATTTTCATGAGATTTTAGCAGACGGCGTCACCTGACTccttagctaactaacgttagctgtcaAGTGAGCAAGAACAAGCTTACTCTGACTCATTAGatagcttagctagctaacgttagataacAGTGAAGTTCACTTCCCAGCAAGCAACACATGAACGAGTTTGCTAGTTCAAACCAGTCACTGTAACATTACAGAAAGGTAAGTTTTAGTAGCTACATGTTGGGGAGGTCTTCCCTGAAGTTATGCAGCCATTTACATTAGACAAGCCATCGCTCAAATCGAAGTTGTGCACTTCCTGTGTGTGGCCTGCAGCATCATCTAAAAAGATGGGCCTCCCTAAGACAGAACTCTCTGGACATGATATAATCCAAATAATTACTAGCTAGCCTTCAAGCAAATGTTGAATCCAGTCTGGTTTTGCCACTTGTGCATAAACAGTGCTGTAGACCTACAAAATACATTCAACTCAAATGGTTGTGTTTCAATGATCCTTTGTCGTTTGGAGCTCTGTGGTTAGACAATAGTGAAATCACATTTTAAGTGGGTAGAAGTGCAATAATTGTCTCACTTTTTCTATTCCTGTTTCAGGTATTGACTTTAAAATTAGAACTGTAGAACTAGATGGTAAGAAGATCAAGCTACAGATATGGTAAGACAGCCCTTTGACTTCACAGAATGTCTCTGAAATTATGTCTTGAAAAAGTGCACCTTGGGAATGATCACAATTGGCCTATAATTCTACAAGTGGGTTAAAATCAGGGATGGGAATTAAAGGATCTCATTGTGTTCTCTCCCAGGGACACAGCTGGCCAGGAGCGGTTTCGAACAATCACAACGGCATACTACAGAGGAGCCATGGTCAGTCGCTTTGCTTTACTATGCCCCTCTCACAAATTTTGCAAATGTACTACGAAGCACATATACCTACATGAGAATCAGTAAGATACTTGAATAAGAGTAAAGATACCTTTTTAAAAAGacaatgactcaagtgaaagtcacccagtaaaatactactttggtaaaagtctaaaagtatttggttttaaatgtacttaagtatcaaaagtaaatgttatcgctaaaatatacttaagtatcaaaagtaaaagtattaatcattgcaaattccttatattaagcaaaccagatggcttgattttattttattttttacatttatggaTAGCCTGGACACatttcaacactcagacataatttacaaacaaagcatttgtgttaagtgaatctgccagatcagaggcattagggatgaccagggatgttctcttcataagtgtgtgaattagccAATTTtcctaagcattcaaaatgtagctaGTACTTTTGGTTGCCAGGGAAAATGtgaggagtaaaaagtacattacttTCTTTTGGAATGTAGTGGTGTAAAAGTTGTCAAGTATAAAGTACAGTTGctccaaaaaacgacttaagtaaaaatactttaaagtactgcttaagtactttacaccgtTGATGAGAATGTAGTTTAGATtataagaaaaaaaatccatattcAGAGACATTAATGGTGATAAATTTGTGTTAGGCCTAGATTGCACACTAGTTTGAGtcccttttttattttattttattgagcaCTACATACCTGAGATCATTCATGGGAGGTGTAAAATCACACTGTATTCCTGTTCAGGTCCTTTGTAACAATTAGCTTTTTACTGAGGTGTACAAGTCTTAAGTTTAACAGGATGTTAGTATCTGACATTCATTGTTAGTGGTTGTTGTTTACCAAGTCTCTGTTTTTCTCCCCAGGGCATCATGTTGGTCTATGACATCACCAATGAGAAGTCGTTTGACAACATCAAAAACTGGATAAGGAATATAGAGGAGGTAATTCAGAAATTATAGTAGTTTGGTTCCTGGATGCTTATTCGCTGAAACAGCATTTTATGTCACGTGGTGCCTAAGatcagcccttagccgtggtagtGTTTCCACTACAGTCAAAAATATTTCACTTTAAAGATGCTAGAacagtccacatttactttttccCTGCAATTTACCTAGTCCGCTTGTTATGTGTTCTATGCTAGATAAATATTTCTCTCAAGGTGCATTCGAGTTGCGATTGCCATAGGGAGGGAAACATGCATTCTGACAAGCAGTCAATGCACAACAATTCATAATGCAATCATGGGTAAACAGGTGTTTTAAAGGTCTTTAGTTGAGCAAGAATAGTGGCAGCCAGGGAAAGTGTTGGGGGAAAGAATTGTGACATGCAGTGGTTTCCGTTAGAAGTACGATATTATCACCGATACAATAAGTATTGCGATTCGAAGCTGATTTTATTGTGATTTGacattccaaacatattgctcaccatatgtctgctgcagagggacaagggACAGCTGTGAaaaaacaagttttgatcagtcatggaagtGCTGAAAataaattggctccctatttaaaaagatggagaacaagctatgaagaaataatactggagttttggtgcaggtacatcCAACTAGCGCAGAAATAGTATTGCGACGTTGTCAAAACTATACAATATATTGTGAAATATAATATCAAGATATGTAACTATCAATTATTTTCCTCCTCCACTAATATCTAATAATATTGACCATGCATAGGCTATATGCATGGTTCAATATGTTAAAATAATTGTAACACCATATTTTTACCGACATGTTATTGGGATCATTCCTGGAGGTGGAAATTATATTTGAGATGGTGTCAGCATGATTTTATTTCCATTCATTTTGGAGTAGAATGTCCTTTTAAAAAAGTCACCACAGCTGAGCTTCTCAGTAACTCTACATAAAAAATGATCAAATGAGGACCCCGGACCCCATTAACCCCCACTGCTACAATTAACCCCCACTGCTACAAAACACTGCCATAGTATATtggccattataaactgggtggttcgatccctgaatgctgattggctgacagccgtggtgtatcagaccatataccacgggtatgacaaaacatatcTTTTTACTAccctaattatgttggtaaccggTTTATAATAACAATACGCTACCTCGGGGgtttatggtatatggccaatacctgctaaatattcagaccctttgctatgagactcaattgacatcaggtgcatcctgtttccattgatcatccttgattggagttcatctgtggtaaattcaattgatttgacatgatttggaaaggcacacacctgtctatataaggtcccacagttgacagtgcatgtcagagcaaaaaccaagccgtgaggttgaaggaatttcctgtagagctccaagacaggattgtgtcaaggcacagatctggggaagggtaccaaaaaatgtctgcagcattgaaggtccccaagaacacagtggcctccatcattcttaaatggaagaagtttggaaccaccaagactcttcctagagctggccgcccggccaaactgagcaataggggaagtgaccaagaacccgatggtcactctgacagagctccagagtttctctgtggagatgggagaaccttccagaaggacaaccatctctgcagctctccaccaatcaggccttttatgtagtggccaggcagaagccactcttcagtaaaaggaacctaaaggaatctcagaccatgagaaacacggttctctggtctgatgaaactatttggcctgaatgccaagcatcacatctggaggacacctggcaccatccctacagtgaagcatggtggtggcagcatcatgatgtggggatgtttttcagaggcagggactgggagacaagtcaggatcaagTAAAAGATAAACGGAGCGTTCAGGAACTTAGattgggggcgaaggttcaacttcgaacaggacaactaccctaagcaGACAGCTAAGACcacgcaggagtggtttcgggactaGTCTcaatgtcctttagtggcccggacttgaacctgatctaacatctctggagagacctgaaaatagctgttcagcaatgttccccatccaacctgacagagcttgagagcaccagcagagaataatgggagaaactccccaaatgcaggtgtgccaagcttgtagcggcgtacccaagaagactcgaggcagtAATTTccgccgaaggtgcttcaacaaagttctgaggaAAGAGgatgaatacttacgtaaatgtgatatgaGTCAActaaagcgcatttgcgaaaaaaagcACAATTGTTGCATGGATggacctaaccataaacatcaatgcctttcttaacatcaatacacagaagtatatttttttttttacctgcatatttagttaaaagaaatccaggttaacaggcaatattaaactagggaaattgtcacttctcttgagtTCGTTGCtcgcagtcagggtatatgcaacagtttggaccGCCTGGCTCATTACGAaccaatttgccagaattttacatatttatgacataacattgaaggttgtgcaatgtaacaggaatatttagacttatggatgccacccgttagataaaatacaaaacggttccatatt from the Oncorhynchus kisutch isolate 150728-3 linkage group LG4, Okis_V2, whole genome shotgun sequence genome contains:
- the LOC109889192 gene encoding ras-related protein Rab-8A-like produces the protein MAKTYDYLFKLLLIGDSGVGKTCVLFRFSEDAFNSTFISTIGIDFKIRTVELDGKKIKLQIWDTAGQERFRTITTAYYRGAMGIMLVYDITNEKSFDNIKNWIRNIEEHASADVEKMVLGNKCDVNDKRQVSKDRGEQLSLEYGIKFMETSAKANINVENAFMTLARDIKAKMDKKLEGNNPQGSSHGVKITEQPKKSSFFRCTLL